The proteins below are encoded in one region of Lonchura striata isolate bLonStr1 chromosome 1, bLonStr1.mat, whole genome shotgun sequence:
- the MSANTD3 gene encoding myb/SANT-like DNA-binding domain-containing protein 3 isoform X2: MQNEIIKPAKYFSEVEKSVLLALVEKYKYVLECKKSDARTIALKQRTWQALAHEYNSQPSVSLRDFKQLKKCWENIKARTKKIMAHERREKVKRSISPLINTHIVGKEKIGSIMPEQMYFLQSPPEEDSEYQPDASSQESFVVSNRELCDEDKELVHFPVCEGTSQPEPSCSDVRIAADKNYRSKASQESALKKMHEEEHHQQMSILQLQLIQMNEVHVAKIQQIERECEMAEEEHRIKMEVLNKKKMYWERKLQTITKEWPVSSYNRPFPNSP; encoded by the exons ATGCAAAACGAAATAATAAAGCCTGCTAAATACTTCTCAGAAGTGGAGAAGAGTGTGCTGCTTGCATTAgttgaaaaatacaaatacgTGCTTGAATGTAAAAAAAGTGATGCAAGAACTATTGCTCTGAAACAGCGCACCTGGCAAGCACTAGCTCATGAATATAATTCACAGCCCAGTGTATCACTGCGAGACTTCAAACAGTTAAAGAAATGCTGGGAAAATATCAAGGCACGGACAAAAAAGATAATGGCACATGAAAGGCGGGAGAAGGTAAAAAGAAGTATTAGTCCACTTATAAATACTCACATCGTAGGGAAAGAGAAGATTGGAAGCATAATGCCTGAGCAAATGTACTTTTTGCAGAGCCCACCAGAAGAAGACTCTGAATATCAGCCTGATGCTTCTAGTCAAG AGTCATTTGTTGTGTCAAACAGAGAACTTTGTGATGAAGACAAAGAGCTGGTACATTTTCCAGTATGCGAAGGTACCTCCCAGCCTGAGCCTTCATGTTCTGATGTCAGAATAGCAGCAGATAAGAACTACAGAAGTAAAGCATCTCAGGAAAGTGCTCTGAAAAAGATGCATGAGGAAGAACATCATCAGCAAATGTCGATTTTGCAACTGCAGTTAATCCAAATGAATGAAGTTCATGTGGCAAAGATacagcaaatagaaagagagtGTGAGATGGCTGAAGAAGAACACAGGATAAAAATGGAAGttctaaataaaaagaaaatgtattggGAGAGAAAACTGCAGACCATTACAAAAGAATGGCCTGTATCCTCCTATAACAGACCCTTTCCTAATTCACCTTAG
- the MSANTD3 gene encoding myb/SANT-like DNA-binding domain-containing protein 3 isoform X1 codes for MFEKFGCGRVWNFGFLEKREKMQNEIIKPAKYFSEVEKSVLLALVEKYKYVLECKKSDARTIALKQRTWQALAHEYNSQPSVSLRDFKQLKKCWENIKARTKKIMAHERREKVKRSISPLINTHIVGKEKIGSIMPEQMYFLQSPPEEDSEYQPDASSQESFVVSNRELCDEDKELVHFPVCEGTSQPEPSCSDVRIAADKNYRSKASQESALKKMHEEEHHQQMSILQLQLIQMNEVHVAKIQQIERECEMAEEEHRIKMEVLNKKKMYWERKLQTITKEWPVSSYNRPFPNSP; via the exons GAATTTTGGCTTCTTGGAGAAACGGGAGAAAATGCAAAACGAAATAATAAAGCCTGCTAAATACTTCTCAGAAGTGGAGAAGAGTGTGCTGCTTGCATTAgttgaaaaatacaaatacgTGCTTGAATGTAAAAAAAGTGATGCAAGAACTATTGCTCTGAAACAGCGCACCTGGCAAGCACTAGCTCATGAATATAATTCACAGCCCAGTGTATCACTGCGAGACTTCAAACAGTTAAAGAAATGCTGGGAAAATATCAAGGCACGGACAAAAAAGATAATGGCACATGAAAGGCGGGAGAAGGTAAAAAGAAGTATTAGTCCACTTATAAATACTCACATCGTAGGGAAAGAGAAGATTGGAAGCATAATGCCTGAGCAAATGTACTTTTTGCAGAGCCCACCAGAAGAAGACTCTGAATATCAGCCTGATGCTTCTAGTCAAG AGTCATTTGTTGTGTCAAACAGAGAACTTTGTGATGAAGACAAAGAGCTGGTACATTTTCCAGTATGCGAAGGTACCTCCCAGCCTGAGCCTTCATGTTCTGATGTCAGAATAGCAGCAGATAAGAACTACAGAAGTAAAGCATCTCAGGAAAGTGCTCTGAAAAAGATGCATGAGGAAGAACATCATCAGCAAATGTCGATTTTGCAACTGCAGTTAATCCAAATGAATGAAGTTCATGTGGCAAAGATacagcaaatagaaagagagtGTGAGATGGCTGAAGAAGAACACAGGATAAAAATGGAAGttctaaataaaaagaaaatgtattggGAGAGAAAACTGCAGACCATTACAAAAGAATGGCCTGTATCCTCCTATAACAGACCCTTTCCTAATTCACCTTAG